In Hylaeus volcanicus isolate JK05 unplaced genomic scaffold, UHH_iyHylVolc1.0_haploid 12126, whole genome shotgun sequence, a single genomic region encodes these proteins:
- the LOC128882681 gene encoding uncharacterized protein LOC128882681 — MSIDTVKTYDYKLLTHQQIVKSLRDVNRFLRRPIENFNENVRLHFLQRKENLEKLLQQSKPLKHTKSKEKIKVNEKIRFFEYKKVNRKLCQKRCRLVQLLESSENKSSSEALCLTEEIVNLQNDLLYIQHYPKNKRYISIFLNPDKASSEIVRIREKIFKKILENIQKEQKTKEYSTSHEVHSKDTLFSFEPIEPTATISSLTSKTIENVTAGCTDDHEQKESCKSKTTHIFFD, encoded by the exons ATGTCTATTGACACTGTTAAAACAtatg attataaattattaacacatCAACAAATTGTTAAAAGTTTACGAGACGTTAATCGTTTTTTACGTCGTCCTATA gaaaattttaatgaaaatgtccgcttacattttcttcaaagaaaagaaaatcttgaGAAGTTACTGCAACAATCCAAGCCATTGAAACATACTAAatccaaagaaaaaattaaagtgaaCGAGAAAATACGATTTTTTG aatataaaaaagttaatcGGAAGCTTTGCCAAAAACGCTGTCGGCTTGTTCAACTTCTTGAAtcatctgaaaataaatcttctaGTGAAGCTCTTTGTTTAACTGAAGAAAtcgttaatttacaaaatgatcttttatatatacaacATTATCCCAAAAATAAACgctatatttctatttttttaaatccag aTAAAGCTTCATCTGAAATTGTAAGAATAAgggaaaaaatttttaaaaaaattttagagaAT AtacaaaaagaacaaaaaacaaaGGAATACTCGACGTCACATGAAG TTCATAGCAAagatactttattttctttcgagcCTATCGAGCCCACGGCTACAATTTCCAGTTTAACAAGCAAAACAATAGAAAACGTGACAGCGGGCTGCACTGATGACCATGAACAAAAAGAGTCATGTAAATCCAAAACAACCCACATATTTTTTGATTAG
- the LOC128882679 gene encoding uncharacterized protein LOC128882679 isoform X2, with protein sequence MEPQNLEFLRESSNFFSKPPALTLLHDDFYFNKNISAPPNCVETNEPNQDSVTKNESVNSTFSEVKTETVPLSNENSNTTEKVDVVSTKKNSIPYDVESENYVIEQAKKEFNTILRQIPIQLLFRSCLSRPAICHEDELWFHRQEDVVLSNLAKRPWEEKPELSGLYNLLKSVPSTTSVYYELCAKRLSQGVIKCRNFVSKEKEDHMLETRSLLEKHGIMRDVEELRTRENSLSIMKITLESRNVFLLTGGKVYPLPQLVKFPTPTNVYPSDSRSIFWSCLMFPLNHMKKVFEKLQPPVLYLPSYDQTATTDEIKKYCGLPCLQFPIAVANYFALAVELKVKVTMSALIKKITANATPETKCVITMDTIREALLDSTLKDFPWDKPHVMRECRFHYIERNIKRLRPEDTPTPNEKEETEINFDISI encoded by the exons ATGGAACCTCAAAACCTTGAGTTTTTGCGTGAGAGTTctaattttttctcaaaacctCCTGCGTTAACATTATTACATGATGATTtctactttaataaaaatatttctgcgcCACCTAATTGCGTGGAAACAAATGAACCTAACCAAGATAGTGTAACGAAAAATGAATCAGTCAACTCAACGTTCTCAGAAGTCAAAACTGAAACTGTACCgttatcgaatgaaaattctaacACAACGGAAAAGGTTGATGTTGTCagtacgaaaaaaaattccattccaTACGATGTTGAATCAGAAAATTATGTTATAGAACAagcgaaaaaagaatttaatacaattttacgcCAGATACCTATTCAGCTTTTATTTCGATCTTGTTTGTCAAGGCCTGCCATTTGTCACGAAGACGAGCTTTGGTTCCATAGACAAGAAGATGTTGTTTTATCCAATCTTGCCAAACGTCCTTGGGAAGAAAAGCCAGAACTTTCTGGTTTATATAATCTTTTGAAAAGTGTTCCTTCAACTACTAGCGTTTATTATGAGTTATGTGCAAAACGTTTAAGTCAAGGAGTAATTAAATGTCGTAATTTTGTtagcaaagaaaaagaagatcaTATGTTAGAAACACGCTCGTTATTAGAAAAACATGGTATAATGCGCGATGTGGAAGAGCTTCGAACTAGAGAG AATAGTCTttcaattatgaaaataaccTTAGAGTcaagaaatgtttttcttttaacag GAGGAAAAGTATATCCATTACCGCAGCTCGTTAAATTTCCAACACCGACGAATGTTTACCCTTCGGATTCTCGATCAATTTTTTGGAGTTGCCTAATGTTTCCATTAAATCATATGAA AAAGGTTTTTGAAAAACTGCAACCACCTGTACTGTATTTGCCCTCTTACGATCAAACTGCTACGAcggatgaaattaaaaaatattgtggCTTACCCTGTTTACAATTCCCCATTGCCGTTGCTAATTATTTTGCCTTAGCTGtcgaattaaaagtaaaagtcaCAATGTCGgccttaattaaaaaaatcaccGCCAACGCTACACCTGAAACGAAATGTGTAATAACTATGGATACTATTCGAGAAGC tCTTCTAGATAGCACGTTAAAAGATTTCCCGTGGGATAAACCTCACGTTATGAGAGAATGTCGTTTTCATTATAtagaacgaaatattaaacgttTAAGGCCCGAGGACACTCCTACCCCGAATGAGAAGG aagaaacagaaattaattttgatatttccatttaa
- the LOC128882682 gene encoding uncharacterized protein LOC128882682 isoform X4 — protein MKPKQNYPQTSLDKVFEESDDDWVGLNEKYTHIYKLTPYLLKWKAPDVPISETFEQISDYFYDEHADESDEEWVSKNFPEKNKHSAQALCCAGCFITIAYHSQIVFRHKMSMYFTSEHLVNCHIKVQDVLSCSSESKRLKCSIKRVDALPMDLTDKQSEKCPLSNPLVLCNNSSYSFS, from the exons ATGAAACCAAAACAAAACTATCCACAAACTTCACTTGATAAGGTGTTCGAAGAAAGTGATGATGATTGGGTGGGCCTGAATGAAAAGTATACTCATATTTATAAGTTAACTCcttatttattgaaatggaAAG CTCCAGACGTACCGATTTCCGAGACTTTTGAGCAAATTTCTGATTACTTTTATGATGAACACGCGGATGAATCTGATGAGGAGTGGGTATCTAAAAATTTTCCtg agaaaaacaaacattCCGCTCAAGCTTTATGTTGTGCTGGATGTTTTATAACTATTGCTTACCATAGCCAAAT tgtTTTTCGTCATAAAATGTCAATGTATTTCACATCAGAGCATCTTGTTAATTGTCATATTAAAGTACAAGATGTTTTATCTTGTTCTAGTGAATCCAAACGTTTaaagtgttcgattaaaagaGTTGATGCCTTAC CTATGGATTTAACAGACAAGCAAAGCGAGAAATGTCCTTTAAGCAATCCACTAGTTCTCTGTAATAATT CAAGCTATTCTTTCTCCTGA
- the LOC128882679 gene encoding uncharacterized protein LOC128882679 isoform X1, protein MEPQNLEFLRESSNFFSKPPALTLLHDDFYFNKNISAPPNCVETNEPNQDSVTKNESVNSTFSEVKTETVPLSNENSNTTEKVDVVSTKKNSIPYDVESENYVIEQAKKEFNTILRQIPIQLLFRSCLSRPAICHEDELWFHRQEDVVLSNLAKRPWEEKPELSGLYNLLKSVPSTTSVYYELCAKRLSQGVIKCRNFVSKEKEDHMLETRSLLEKHGIMRDVEELRTRENSLSIMKITLESRNVFLLTGGKVYPLPQLVKFPTPTNVYPSDSRSIFWSCLMFPLNHMKKVFEKLQPPVLYLPSYDQTATTDEIKKYCGLPCLQFPIAVANYFALAVELKVKVTMSALIKKITANATPETKCVITMDTIREALLDSTLKDFPWDKPHVMRECRFHYIERNIKRLRPEDTPTPNEKESDIKVTEDLINNTLS, encoded by the exons ATGGAACCTCAAAACCTTGAGTTTTTGCGTGAGAGTTctaattttttctcaaaacctCCTGCGTTAACATTATTACATGATGATTtctactttaataaaaatatttctgcgcCACCTAATTGCGTGGAAACAAATGAACCTAACCAAGATAGTGTAACGAAAAATGAATCAGTCAACTCAACGTTCTCAGAAGTCAAAACTGAAACTGTACCgttatcgaatgaaaattctaacACAACGGAAAAGGTTGATGTTGTCagtacgaaaaaaaattccattccaTACGATGTTGAATCAGAAAATTATGTTATAGAACAagcgaaaaaagaatttaatacaattttacgcCAGATACCTATTCAGCTTTTATTTCGATCTTGTTTGTCAAGGCCTGCCATTTGTCACGAAGACGAGCTTTGGTTCCATAGACAAGAAGATGTTGTTTTATCCAATCTTGCCAAACGTCCTTGGGAAGAAAAGCCAGAACTTTCTGGTTTATATAATCTTTTGAAAAGTGTTCCTTCAACTACTAGCGTTTATTATGAGTTATGTGCAAAACGTTTAAGTCAAGGAGTAATTAAATGTCGTAATTTTGTtagcaaagaaaaagaagatcaTATGTTAGAAACACGCTCGTTATTAGAAAAACATGGTATAATGCGCGATGTGGAAGAGCTTCGAACTAGAGAG AATAGTCTttcaattatgaaaataaccTTAGAGTcaagaaatgtttttcttttaacag GAGGAAAAGTATATCCATTACCGCAGCTCGTTAAATTTCCAACACCGACGAATGTTTACCCTTCGGATTCTCGATCAATTTTTTGGAGTTGCCTAATGTTTCCATTAAATCATATGAA AAAGGTTTTTGAAAAACTGCAACCACCTGTACTGTATTTGCCCTCTTACGATCAAACTGCTACGAcggatgaaattaaaaaatattgtggCTTACCCTGTTTACAATTCCCCATTGCCGTTGCTAATTATTTTGCCTTAGCTGtcgaattaaaagtaaaagtcaCAATGTCGgccttaattaaaaaaatcaccGCCAACGCTACACCTGAAACGAAATGTGTAATAACTATGGATACTATTCGAGAAGC tCTTCTAGATAGCACGTTAAAAGATTTCCCGTGGGATAAACCTCACGTTATGAGAGAATGTCGTTTTCATTATAtagaacgaaatattaaacgttTAAGGCCCGAGGACACTCCTACCCCGAATGAGAAGG AATCAGACATAAAAGTCACGGAAGATCTAATTAACAACACTCTATCATAG
- the LOC128882682 gene encoding uncharacterized protein LOC128882682 isoform X3: MKPKQNYPQTSLDKVFEESDDDWVGLNEKYTHIYKLTPYLLKWKAPDVPISETFEQISDYFYDEHADESDEEWVSKNFPEKNKHSAQALCCAGCFITIAYHSQIVFRHKMSMYFTSEHLVNCHIKVQDVLSCSSESKRLKCSIKRVDALHKQSEKCPLSNPLVLCNNCECIIGFYDTVKKLYTLQQAILSPD, from the exons ATGAAACCAAAACAAAACTATCCACAAACTTCACTTGATAAGGTGTTCGAAGAAAGTGATGATGATTGGGTGGGCCTGAATGAAAAGTATACTCATATTTATAAGTTAACTCcttatttattgaaatggaAAG CTCCAGACGTACCGATTTCCGAGACTTTTGAGCAAATTTCTGATTACTTTTATGATGAACACGCGGATGAATCTGATGAGGAGTGGGTATCTAAAAATTTTCCtg agaaaaacaaacattCCGCTCAAGCTTTATGTTGTGCTGGATGTTTTATAACTATTGCTTACCATAGCCAAAT tgtTTTTCGTCATAAAATGTCAATGTATTTCACATCAGAGCATCTTGTTAATTGTCATATTAAAGTACAAGATGTTTTATCTTGTTCTAGTGAATCCAAACGTTTaaagtgttcgattaaaagaGTTGATGCCTTAC ACAAGCAAAGCGAGAAATGTCCTTTAAGCAATCCACTAGTTCTCTGTAATAATTGTGAGTGCATCATAGGATTTTATGATACCGTCAAAAAACTTTATACTTTACAGCAAGCTATTCTTTCTCCTGACTAG
- the LOC128882685 gene encoding uncharacterized protein LOC128882685 isoform X1: protein MEQLPAYNFFITITLMLVFSYRFFFFCIIFYSYELLQQVKSIRLKTLQRDSETFLCEAVAPESLKENDACWGVCNDGTSKMTICDQSVASWRAEATPSYDFSTYPGDKGCNSNTIRYLCIMRPRSIQLCSTFQPKSMKDGDSCWTECGEMECLRKYLVNADYDFAKESSSFDFKLADCSSYSTGRRYCRAIKLIP, encoded by the exons aATCACACTGATGCTTGTTTTTTCgtatagattttttttcttttgcattattttttattcttatgaATTGTTACAACAAGTTAAATCTATCCGTTTAAAAACAT TACAGAGAGATTCGGAAACGTTTTTATGCGAAGCAGTGGCACCTGaatctttaaaagaaaatgacgcTTGTTGGGGTGTCTGCAATG ATGGCACATCAAAAATGACAATTTGTGATCAGTCAGTTGCATCGTGGCGAGCAGAAGCAACACCGTCCTATGATTTTTCAACATATCCAGGAGATAAAGGGTGTAACTCAAACACCATTCGCTACTTATGTATTATGAGACCAAGATCAATACAG TTGTGTTCAACTTTCCAACCGAAATCTATGAAAGACGGAGATTCTTGTTGGACCGAATGTGGTGAAATGGAGTGTTTGA gAAAATACTTGGTCAATGCTGATTATGATTTCGCTAAAGAAAGTAGTTCCTTCGATTTCAAA CTGGCAGATTGCTCATCTTATTCAACTGGGCGTCGTTATTGTCGTGCCATAAAACTTATCCCTTAG
- the LOC128882682 gene encoding uncharacterized protein LOC128882682 isoform X1 translates to MKPKQNYPQTSLDKVFEESDDDWVGLNEKYTHIYKLTPYLLKWKAPDVPISETFEQISDYFYDEHADESDEEWVSKNFPEKNKHSAQALCCAGCFITIAYHSQIVFRHKMSMYFTSEHLVNCHIKVQDVLSCSSESKRLKCSIKRVDALPMDLTDKQSEKCPLSNPLVLCNNCECIIGFYDTVKKLYTLQQAILSPD, encoded by the exons ATGAAACCAAAACAAAACTATCCACAAACTTCACTTGATAAGGTGTTCGAAGAAAGTGATGATGATTGGGTGGGCCTGAATGAAAAGTATACTCATATTTATAAGTTAACTCcttatttattgaaatggaAAG CTCCAGACGTACCGATTTCCGAGACTTTTGAGCAAATTTCTGATTACTTTTATGATGAACACGCGGATGAATCTGATGAGGAGTGGGTATCTAAAAATTTTCCtg agaaaaacaaacattCCGCTCAAGCTTTATGTTGTGCTGGATGTTTTATAACTATTGCTTACCATAGCCAAAT tgtTTTTCGTCATAAAATGTCAATGTATTTCACATCAGAGCATCTTGTTAATTGTCATATTAAAGTACAAGATGTTTTATCTTGTTCTAGTGAATCCAAACGTTTaaagtgttcgattaaaagaGTTGATGCCTTAC CTATGGATTTAACAGACAAGCAAAGCGAGAAATGTCCTTTAAGCAATCCACTAGTTCTCTGTAATAATTGTGAGTGCATCATAGGATTTTATGATACCGTCAAAAAACTTTATACTTTACAGCAAGCTATTCTTTCTCCTGACTAG
- the LOC128882685 gene encoding uncharacterized protein LOC128882685 isoform X2, with product MTLVGVSAMSVASWRAEATPSYDFSTYPGDKGCNSNTIRYLCIMRPRSIQLCSTFQPKSMKDGDSCWTECGEMECLRKYLVNADYDFAKESSSFDFKLADCSSYSTGRRYCRAIKLIP from the exons atgacgcTTGTTGGGGTGTCTGCAATG TCAGTTGCATCGTGGCGAGCAGAAGCAACACCGTCCTATGATTTTTCAACATATCCAGGAGATAAAGGGTGTAACTCAAACACCATTCGCTACTTATGTATTATGAGACCAAGATCAATACAG TTGTGTTCAACTTTCCAACCGAAATCTATGAAAGACGGAGATTCTTGTTGGACCGAATGTGGTGAAATGGAGTGTTTGA gAAAATACTTGGTCAATGCTGATTATGATTTCGCTAAAGAAAGTAGTTCCTTCGATTTCAAA CTGGCAGATTGCTCATCTTATTCAACTGGGCGTCGTTATTGTCGTGCCATAAAACTTATCCCTTAG
- the LOC128882682 gene encoding uncharacterized protein LOC128882682 isoform X2 yields MKPKQNYPQTSLDKVFEESDDDWVGLNEKYTHIYKLTPYLLKWKDVPISETFEQISDYFYDEHADESDEEWVSKNFPEKNKHSAQALCCAGCFITIAYHSQIVFRHKMSMYFTSEHLVNCHIKVQDVLSCSSESKRLKCSIKRVDALPMDLTDKQSEKCPLSNPLVLCNNCECIIGFYDTVKKLYTLQQAILSPD; encoded by the exons ATGAAACCAAAACAAAACTATCCACAAACTTCACTTGATAAGGTGTTCGAAGAAAGTGATGATGATTGGGTGGGCCTGAATGAAAAGTATACTCATATTTATAAGTTAACTCcttatttattgaaatggaAAG ACGTACCGATTTCCGAGACTTTTGAGCAAATTTCTGATTACTTTTATGATGAACACGCGGATGAATCTGATGAGGAGTGGGTATCTAAAAATTTTCCtg agaaaaacaaacattCCGCTCAAGCTTTATGTTGTGCTGGATGTTTTATAACTATTGCTTACCATAGCCAAAT tgtTTTTCGTCATAAAATGTCAATGTATTTCACATCAGAGCATCTTGTTAATTGTCATATTAAAGTACAAGATGTTTTATCTTGTTCTAGTGAATCCAAACGTTTaaagtgttcgattaaaagaGTTGATGCCTTAC CTATGGATTTAACAGACAAGCAAAGCGAGAAATGTCCTTTAAGCAATCCACTAGTTCTCTGTAATAATTGTGAGTGCATCATAGGATTTTATGATACCGTCAAAAAACTTTATACTTTACAGCAAGCTATTCTTTCTCCTGACTAG